The following proteins are co-located in the Mesorhizobium australicum WSM2073 genome:
- a CDS encoding LysR family transcriptional regulator, producing the protein MADLLNLNRLVYFTTVMETGSFTSAADRLGVAKAVVSHQIGKLEEELGATLMRRTTRRVAPTEEGRLFYDRAMIILREAEAAYGEISRAAVEPAGMLRLTAPLDYGTKVVAPVIAAYLRTYPHMRVEVIFDDAVSNLVDEQIDLGIRVGWLADSSNQARRLGTIRQIVVASPAFAASLPQGVSPRQARSLAWVGNAQLRGVGQWLFSRDGDKVLTELNPVITCDKSPAAHACVLAGIGLGVFPDYSVSDDIAEGRLVPVFADWALPTGGIHAVFPPARFRPAKVRAFVDLLAAAERKRSRGSVVA; encoded by the coding sequence GTGGCTGACCTGCTGAACCTCAATCGACTGGTCTACTTCACCACCGTGATGGAGACCGGCTCCTTCACATCGGCGGCCGACCGGCTTGGCGTCGCCAAAGCCGTGGTCAGCCATCAGATCGGCAAGCTCGAGGAGGAGTTGGGCGCGACACTCATGCGACGAACGACACGGCGTGTCGCGCCGACCGAAGAGGGACGCCTCTTCTATGATCGTGCGATGATAATCCTGCGGGAAGCGGAGGCCGCCTATGGCGAGATTTCGCGCGCGGCCGTCGAACCGGCTGGAATGTTGAGACTGACGGCGCCGCTCGACTACGGCACGAAGGTGGTTGCACCGGTCATCGCCGCCTATCTGAGAACTTATCCGCATATGCGCGTCGAGGTGATCTTCGACGACGCGGTAAGCAATCTGGTCGACGAGCAGATCGACCTCGGCATCCGCGTCGGCTGGCTTGCTGATTCCTCCAACCAGGCGCGGCGCTTGGGCACGATCCGGCAGATCGTGGTGGCAAGTCCTGCGTTCGCCGCAAGCCTGCCGCAGGGCGTGAGCCCGCGGCAGGCGCGGTCGCTGGCCTGGGTCGGAAACGCCCAGCTTCGCGGCGTCGGCCAATGGCTGTTTTCCAGGGATGGCGACAAGGTACTGACCGAACTCAACCCGGTCATCACATGCGACAAGAGCCCGGCTGCCCATGCCTGCGTGCTTGCCGGCATAGGGCTGGGTGTGTTTCCCGACTACAGCGTCAGCGACGACATCGCCGAGGGGCGGCTGGTGCCGGTCTTTGCCGACTGGGCCTTGCCCACCGGCGGCATCCACGCCGTCTTTCCGCCGGCAAGGTTCAGGCCCGCCAAGGTGCGCGCGTTTGTGGACCTGCTCGCCGCCGCCGAGAGAAAGCGATCGCGCGGCAGTGTCGTGGCGTGA
- a CDS encoding DsbA family protein, producing the protein MSNSDVIYLFDPLCGWCYGAAPMLDKLAASGVRVELLPTGLFSGAGARPMDEGFAAHAWANDQRIERLTGQAFTQPYQHNVLGIRGTLLDSHAATLGISAAGLEDPSRRWTALKAIQRARYVDGRDIVTVEGVAAVLGGAGMMDAAAILKSPTETLLTAHLDLVNRGRALFQRLHANGVPSLAVIRNEAPRLIGSNALFGSFDNLVAHIAAA; encoded by the coding sequence ATGAGCAATTCGGATGTGATTTATCTTTTCGATCCGCTCTGCGGCTGGTGCTACGGCGCCGCCCCGATGCTGGACAAATTGGCTGCCAGCGGCGTGCGCGTCGAATTGCTGCCGACTGGTCTGTTTTCGGGAGCGGGCGCGAGGCCGATGGATGAAGGTTTTGCCGCTCACGCCTGGGCGAACGACCAGCGTATCGAGCGTCTGACCGGACAAGCGTTCACGCAGCCCTATCAGCACAATGTCCTCGGCATCCGTGGCACCTTGCTGGACTCGCATGCGGCGACCCTCGGCATCAGCGCCGCCGGCCTGGAAGACCCAAGCCGCCGGTGGACCGCGCTCAAGGCAATCCAACGTGCGCGCTATGTCGACGGTCGCGATATCGTGACTGTCGAAGGCGTGGCTGCCGTGCTCGGCGGCGCGGGCATGATGGATGCCGCCGCGATCCTGAAGAGCCCGACCGAAACCTTGCTGACGGCGCACCTCGACCTGGTCAATCGTGGCCGCGCGCTATTCCAGCGCTTGCATGCCAACGGCGTGCCTTCGCTGGCGGTCATCCGCAACGAAGCGCCTCGGCTCATCGGTTCGAACGCGCTGTTCGGCAGCTTTGACAATCTTGTCGCCCATATAGCGGCGGCGTAA
- a CDS encoding NAD(P)-dependent oxidoreductase: MANLALIGASGAVGSRILKELSDRGHTVTGIARSPEKIAALPGVTAKKGDVFDKEGLAELIRDHDAVISAVHFVDSDPDTLIAAVRASGVKRYLVVGGAGSLEVAPGKRLVDTAEFPAIYKAEAQKGADFLDKLKTVSDLDWTFLSPSAMFVPGERTGKFRVGKDTLLASDKGSSISFEDYAIAMVDEIEKPTHVRQRFTVGY, from the coding sequence ATGGCAAACCTCGCTCTCATCGGTGCATCCGGCGCTGTCGGCTCGCGCATACTCAAGGAACTCTCCGATCGTGGCCACACGGTCACCGGTATCGCCCGCAGCCCTGAAAAAATTGCCGCGCTGCCCGGCGTGACCGCCAAGAAGGGCGATGTCTTTGACAAGGAAGGCCTTGCCGAGTTGATCCGCGACCATGACGCGGTGATCAGCGCGGTGCATTTCGTGGATAGCGACCCCGACACGCTGATCGCCGCGGTGCGTGCCTCGGGCGTGAAGCGCTATCTCGTCGTGGGCGGCGCGGGCAGTCTCGAAGTCGCGCCCGGCAAGCGTCTGGTCGATACCGCCGAATTTCCTGCGATCTACAAGGCCGAGGCACAGAAGGGCGCCGACTTCCTGGACAAGTTGAAGACAGTCAGCGACCTCGACTGGACGTTCCTGTCGCCGTCCGCGATGTTCGTCCCAGGTGAGCGCACCGGCAAGTTCCGCGTCGGCAAGGACACGCTTCTCGCCTCGGATAAGGGTAGCAGCATCTCCTTCGAGGACTATGCGATCGCGATGGTCGACGAAATCGAGAAGCCGACGCATGTCAGGCAGCGCTTCACCGTCGGTTATTGA
- a CDS encoding ROK family protein: MAIGIDIGGTNLRAARISGAGEILERLSEKSAADAELVLGRIADMARLLDTPDVAAIGVGVPGRVDARRGAVLSGGYVNLASVALAQRLESMTGKPVIVDNDCNMALAAEMALGAGQGHDNIAMFTIGTGIGGAVVQNRRIMRGRATAGQLGHITVDVNGELCACGRRGCVETTSSGTALGRHIARAGLGPEVSVDQLFARDAAGDIQARGILEAWARPLRAAIDTTVAVFDPDLVLLGGGLGRAAHRALGHAPALAPWYQCPVAPAQLGDDAGVIGAGLQALSAPTSTSLSVQPGRARRAVLVNGIPASGKSTVSRGIADRMGWPLLALDTVKNPFLEVLGGGDREFNRTLGRASYQAIWSLVGDAPAGSTFIVDAWFGFQPRQVLEDHLRNAGVEHTVEIWCHAPGEVLAERYGARLGQRLPGHPGAAYIPELIELAKRAEPLRRGPLFDVDTTQPIDFEAIAAWLRATLAGDTSVLSINNRR, from the coding sequence ATGGCCATAGGAATCGATATCGGCGGCACCAATTTGCGTGCCGCCCGCATCTCGGGCGCCGGTGAAATCCTCGAACGTCTTTCCGAAAAGAGCGCGGCCGACGCGGAGCTGGTGCTTGGCCGCATCGCCGACATGGCGCGCCTTCTCGATACGCCTGATGTGGCGGCCATCGGCGTCGGCGTTCCCGGCCGCGTCGACGCGCGGCGCGGCGCGGTCCTGTCGGGAGGCTATGTCAACCTCGCTTCGGTCGCGCTCGCGCAGCGGCTGGAAAGCATGACCGGCAAGCCTGTCATCGTCGACAATGACTGCAACATGGCGCTGGCCGCCGAGATGGCGCTTGGCGCCGGCCAAGGCCACGACAACATCGCCATGTTCACCATCGGCACCGGCATTGGCGGCGCCGTCGTCCAGAACCGACGGATCATGCGCGGCCGGGCAACAGCGGGGCAACTGGGGCACATCACCGTCGATGTCAACGGCGAACTCTGCGCTTGCGGGCGGCGCGGCTGTGTCGAAACCACCAGTTCGGGTACGGCGCTCGGCCGTCACATAGCGCGGGCTGGCCTTGGTCCCGAGGTTTCGGTCGACCAACTCTTTGCCCGCGATGCCGCCGGCGACATCCAGGCGCGAGGCATATTGGAAGCCTGGGCGAGGCCACTGCGCGCGGCCATCGATACCACCGTTGCCGTGTTCGACCCCGACCTCGTCCTGCTTGGCGGCGGTCTTGGCCGGGCGGCACACAGAGCGCTTGGCCACGCGCCGGCGCTGGCGCCGTGGTACCAATGCCCGGTGGCGCCGGCGCAGCTCGGCGACGACGCCGGAGTGATCGGCGCCGGTCTCCAGGCGCTTTCGGCACCGACATCGACATCGCTTTCCGTTCAGCCCGGCCGCGCCAGACGCGCCGTGCTCGTCAACGGCATCCCGGCCAGCGGCAAGAGCACGGTATCACGCGGCATCGCCGACCGCATGGGATGGCCGCTGCTCGCGCTCGATACGGTCAAGAACCCGTTCCTCGAAGTGCTCGGCGGCGGCGACCGCGAATTCAACCGCACGCTGGGCCGCGCCAGCTACCAGGCAATCTGGTCGCTCGTCGGCGACGCCCCGGCCGGCAGCACCTTCATCGTCGATGCCTGGTTCGGCTTCCAGCCGCGGCAAGTGCTCGAGGATCATCTGCGCAACGCCGGCGTCGAACATACGGTCGAAATCTGGTGCCACGCGCCGGGCGAAGTTCTGGCCGAACGCTACGGCGCCCGGCTAGGTCAGCGCCTCCCGGGTCATCCCGGCGCTGCCTATATCCCCGAATTGATCGAGCTGGCCAAGCGCGCCGAACCGCTGCGGCGCGGGCCGCTGTTCGACGTCGACACGACGCAGCCGATCGACTTCGAGGCCATCGCCGCATGGCTCCGCGCGACCCTGGCCGGCGACACGTCGGTCCTTTCAATCAATAACCGACGGTGA
- a CDS encoding tagatose-bisphosphate aldolase — MTRMTTAELRGYQQICGKDGAMVAIACDQRGGMRTLLASDPEDQARITNDMLGDTKADITRYLASAASCVLLDPLCAVPRVVDDGVLNRDTALLIGLDASGFDVSPEGYRLSRLVPGIDARRVRELGGTGGKIMVYLRADKPEANEHNIAILHQCIADFGKEDLLLVVEFLTYQLEGESPEDYAAKTPWLVEEGTRISLECGAKVLKLPYPGTPEACANITEMAGEVPWAVLSAGVNHTTFLGQVEVAMQNGASGVIAGRSLWKDCISLDRDIQRERLMTIAVPRLREIQAVIGHYRRKAAA, encoded by the coding sequence ATGACCAGGATGACCACCGCGGAACTGCGCGGCTACCAGCAGATATGCGGCAAGGACGGAGCCATGGTGGCCATCGCTTGCGATCAGCGCGGCGGCATGCGCACCTTGTTGGCGTCGGACCCCGAGGACCAGGCCAGAATCACCAACGACATGCTCGGCGACACCAAGGCCGACATCACGCGCTACCTCGCAAGTGCGGCGTCCTGCGTGCTGCTCGACCCGCTCTGCGCGGTGCCGAGAGTTGTCGACGACGGCGTACTGAACCGGGATACCGCACTCCTCATCGGCCTCGACGCGTCCGGTTTCGACGTTTCGCCGGAGGGCTACCGGCTGTCGCGGCTGGTCCCCGGCATCGATGCGCGGCGCGTGCGCGAACTCGGCGGCACGGGCGGCAAGATCATGGTGTATCTCAGAGCCGACAAGCCTGAAGCCAACGAACACAACATCGCCATCCTGCACCAATGCATCGCCGACTTCGGCAAAGAGGACCTGCTGCTCGTCGTCGAATTCCTGACCTATCAGCTCGAAGGGGAAAGCCCCGAGGACTATGCGGCCAAGACGCCCTGGCTGGTCGAGGAGGGTACGAGGATTTCGCTGGAATGCGGGGCGAAGGTGCTGAAGCTTCCCTACCCCGGAACGCCGGAAGCCTGCGCCAACATCACTGAAATGGCCGGCGAAGTGCCGTGGGCCGTACTTTCGGCCGGCGTCAACCACACCACTTTCCTTGGCCAGGTCGAGGTCGCCATGCAAAATGGCGCCTCCGGCGTCATCGCCGGCCGATCGCTGTGGAAGGACTGCATCTCGCTCGATCGTGACATTCAGCGCGAAAGGCTTATGACCATCGCGGTCCCGCGGCTGCGAGAGATCCAGGCGGTGATCGGGCACTATCGGCGGAAGGCTGCCGCCTGA